The Cryobacterium sp. SO1 genomic sequence GACTCCTTCAGCTACGCCAACCAGCTCGGTGCACGTCAGGGTGCCGGCGCGGTGTACCTGCAGGCGCACCACCCCGACATCATGCGCTTCCTCGACACCAAGCGGGAGAACGCCGACGAGAAGATCCGCATCAAGACCCTCTCCCTCGGCGTGGTCATCCCCGACATCACCTTCGAGCTGGCCAAGAACAACGAGGACATGTACCTGTTCTCGCCGTACGACGTGGAGCGCGTCTACGGTGTGCCGTTCGCCGACATCTCGGTGACCGAGAAGTACCACGAGATGGTCGACGACCCGCGCATCAAGAAGTCCAAGATGAAGGCCCGCGACTTCTTCCAGACGCTCGCCGAGATCCAGTTCGAGTCCGGCTACCCGTACATCATGTTCGAAGACACCGTGAACGAGGCGAACCCGATCAAGGGCCGCGTCAACATGTCGAACCTGTGCTCGGAGATCCTCCAGGTCAACACCCCGACCACGTACAACGAGGACCTCTCCTACGACACCATCGGCAAGGACATCTCCTGCAACCTGGGCTCGATGAACATCGCACTGGCCATGGATGCGCCCGACTTCGGCCGGGTCGTCGACACCGCCATCCGCGGCCTGAGCGCCGTCTCCGACCAGAGCCACATCGCGTCGGTGCGTTCGATCGAGAGCGGCAACGACAAGTCGCACGCCATCGGTCTGGGCCAGATGAACCTGCACGGCTACCTCGCCCGTGAGCGGGTGTACTACGGCAGCGAAGAAGGCATCGACTTCACCAACATCTACTTCTACACGGTGCTGTTCCACGCCCTGCGTGCCTCGAACAAGATCGCCATCGAGCGTGGCACCAGCTTCGAGGGCTTCGCCGACTCCACCTACGCCTCCGGCGCCTTCTTCGACAAGTACACCGACCAGATCTGGGAGCCGGCCACCGCCCGCGGCGCCGAGCTGTTCGCCAACTCCACCGTCGAGATCCCCACGCAGGCCGACTGGGCCGAGCTCAAGGCATCCGTCATGGAACACGGTATCTACAACCAGAACCTGCAGGCCGTTCCGCCGACAGGGTCGATCTCGTACATCAACAACTCGACCGCGTCGATCCACCCGATCGCCTCGAAGATCGAGATCCGCAAGGAAGGCAAGCTCGGCCGCGTCTACTACCCGGCGCCGTTCATGACGAACGACAACACCGAGTTCTACCAGGATGCCTACGAAATCGGCTACGAGAAGGTCATCGACACCTACGCCGCGGCGACGCAGCACGTGGACCAGGGCCTCTCGCTGACCCTGTTCTTCAAGGACACCGCCACGACCCGCGACATCAACCGCGCGCAGATCTACGCGTGGAAGAAGGGCATCAAGACGATTTACTACATCCGTCTGCGCCAGATGGCCCTCGAGGGGACCGAGGTTGAGGGCTGTGTTTCCTGTGCGTTATGAGTGAGTTTGCTGCAAGCGCCACAAGTACCCTCCCTTCTGTGACTGGCCTAAAAAGGAATAGAAATGATTGACAAGCTCAAGCTCGTCTCCCACGTCGACGCGATCAACTGGAACAAGATCGAAGACGAGAAAGACGTCGAGGTCTGGAACCGCCTCGTCAACAACTTCTGGCTGCCCGAGAAGATCCCGCTCT encodes the following:
- the nrdE gene encoding class 1b ribonucleoside-diphosphate reductase subunit alpha, translating into MDYHSLNAMLNLYGPSGEIQFDKDREAAREFFLQHVNQNTVFFHSLRERLDYLVEKEYYEQAVLDMYSFEFITKLNDLAYSKKFRFQTFLGAFKYYTSYTLKTFDGKRYLERFEDRVVMSALGLAQGDENLAVALVEEIIAGRFQPATPTFLNSGKAQRGELVSCFLLRIEDNMESISRGINSSLQLSKRGGGVALLLTNIRESGAPIKQIENQSSGIIPVMKLLEDSFSYANQLGARQGAGAVYLQAHHPDIMRFLDTKRENADEKIRIKTLSLGVVIPDITFELAKNNEDMYLFSPYDVERVYGVPFADISVTEKYHEMVDDPRIKKSKMKARDFFQTLAEIQFESGYPYIMFEDTVNEANPIKGRVNMSNLCSEILQVNTPTTYNEDLSYDTIGKDISCNLGSMNIALAMDAPDFGRVVDTAIRGLSAVSDQSHIASVRSIESGNDKSHAIGLGQMNLHGYLARERVYYGSEEGIDFTNIYFYTVLFHALRASNKIAIERGTSFEGFADSTYASGAFFDKYTDQIWEPATARGAELFANSTVEIPTQADWAELKASVMEHGIYNQNLQAVPPTGSISYINNSTASIHPIASKIEIRKEGKLGRVYYPAPFMTNDNTEFYQDAYEIGYEKVIDTYAAATQHVDQGLSLTLFFKDTATTRDINRAQIYAWKKGIKTIYYIRLRQMALEGTEVEGCVSCAL